From Phragmites australis chromosome 5, lpPhrAust1.1, whole genome shotgun sequence, a single genomic window includes:
- the LOC133917761 gene encoding protein G1-like6, translating into MEHHHHHHHMIPGQEPAVPDGANQDSFFLGPGAAVIFPGGAGASGAGSSSSGAGALGSSAGGGGPSPSSSSPSLSRYESQKRRDWNTFGQYLRNHRPPLSLSRCSGAHVLEFLKYMDQFGKTKVHTPVCPFYGHPNPPAPCPCPLRQAWGSLDALIGRLRAAYEENGGTPEMNPFGARAVRLYLREVRETQARARGISYEKKKRKKPSSASAAAAGPSEGSPPPGSSGGGGADTSASQQFIMP; encoded by the coding sequence atggagcaccaccaccaccaccatcacatGATCCCGGGCCAAGAACCGGCGGTGCCGGACGGCGCAAACCAGGACAGCTTCTTCCTCGGCCCCGGTGCGGCCGTCATCTtccccggcggcgccggcgcgtcTGGGGCTGGCTCATCGTCGTCTGGCGCTGGGGCCCTCGGGTCCTCGGCGGGGGGAGGCGGGCCGTCGCCGTCCAGCTCGTCGCCGTCGCTGAGCCGGTACGAGTCGCAGAAGCGCCGGGACTGGAACACGTTCGGGCAGTACCTGCGCAACCACCGGCCGCCACTGTCGCTGTCTCGGTGCAGCGGCGCGCACGTTCTGGAGTTCCTCAAGTACATGGACCAGTTCGGCAAGACCAAGGTGCACACGCCGGTGTGCCCCTTCTACGGTCACCCCAACCCGCCGGCGCCGTGCCCGTGCCCGCTGCGCCAGGCCTGGGGCTCCCTCGACGCGCTCATCGGCCGCCTCCGCGCCGCCTACGAGGAGAACGGCGGCACGCCCGAGATGAACCCCTTCGGCGCGCGCGCCGTGCGGCTCTACCTGCGCGAGGTGCGCGAGACGCAGGCGCGGGCCCGCGGGATCAGCTACGagaagaagaagcgcaagaagCCGTCGtcggcctcggccgcggcggcggggccgTCCGAGGGGAGCCCGCCCCCCGGGTCGTCCGGCGGTGGAGGGGCTGACACGTCGGCGTCGCAGCAGTTCATCATGCCGTGA